From Faecalicatena sp. Marseille-Q4148:
TTCAGATGCGGTTTGGAACAAAGAAGTTATCGGGAAAGATGAACGTCTGGACGATGGCAGCACAGACATCGACAGTTTGGATGCGTTTGAGTATACAATCGAACGCGATATGAAATACCTGATTGAAGAGGTGGAAAATGTTTGATGGATTTAAAAGATTTTGGAAAGGATTAATGCAGATGTTTGGACATACAACATTAAGGCAGATTGTCGGCAAAGACATTGCACTTTCTGACAACATGATCAATGCGATAAACCAATGGAAGCAAATGTTGAATGGACAGGCTGACTGGATTACGGATAGCATTGTTTCTCTCGGCATTGAAGAAGGGATCTGTAGAGAATTTGCAGACTGCGCATTGGTGGAAATGGAAACCGGTGTAAGCAATGAGCGTCTGGATAAGATATATCAGAAAAATATTGCAAGTCTGAATGAAAATCTGCAGGAAGGACTTGCACTTGGTTCTTTTGTGTTGAAACCGCTTGGCGGAGCTGCTGCCGAATTTGTTTCTGCGGATAAAATTATCCCTATTAGCTTTGGGGATGATGGAAAGCCGAATGATATCGCATTTCTGACTGTAAAAAGGGTTGGGGATGCAGATTATTTCATCCGGTTTGAGCGCCATTATTTTGTAAATGGGAATCTGACGATAGAAAATCGGTGTTTCCATTCGCAAACAGCAAATGACATTGGTCTTCCGTGCAGCTTAGAAGCTGTGGAAGAATGGGCGAATATTGAGCCGGGTCCGATTACTTATCCCGGTATGAGCCGAATGGACTTCGGGTATTATCGGAATCCGATTAAAAACAAGGTGGACGGCTCTTCTTGTGGCGTGTCGGTGTATGATTCCGCGGTGGATTTGATTCGAAAAGCGGATGTTCAGGGCGCGCGCCTTGATTGGGAATATGAATCAGGAGAGCGCGCTATCCATGTGGACAATAGGGCACTGAAACAGGATAAGTCTACCGGAAGAACTGGAATGGCAAAACTAAGAAATCGCCTTTACCGTGGATTGAACTTGGAAGCTGGAAAAGACCAAGAACTTCTTAAGGAATATTCGCCGGAAATGCGGGACGAAGCTTTTAAACGCGGATTGGAAGAGTACAAACGAGAAATTGAATTTTCTGTCGGGCTTGCTTACGGAGACCTATCAGATGTGCAGGAAGTAGCGAAGACAGCCACAGAGATTAAAGCATCCAAGAACCGGAAATACAACAGAGTAACAGCAATCCAGAATAATCTATACGATTGCCTGGAAGACTTTGTTGCCGGACTTGCGTTTTACAACAGCATGTTAAATTCGGGTTATGAATTCTCCTGCAAGTTTAACGATTCCATTCTGACGGATGAGGAGGCAGAACGGCAGCAGGACAGACAGGATGTGAGCATGGGCGTGATGTCGCATCTCGAATACCGGATGAAATGGTACAACGAGGATGAAGCAACAGCAAAGAAGATGCTGCCGGAGCAAAACCAAGTGATGGAGTAGGTGGGTTGATTGAGAGAGGATTACAAAAAGCAACTGTCAAGCCAAATTGAGAAGCATTACCTTGATTTAGAACTGATGATTCTGGAAGACATTGTGCGGCGGATTAAAAAAGCCGGCAAGATTACAAGCACAGCAGACTGGCAGATTAACAGGCTTAAGATTATCGGGTATTCTTCGGAAGACATCGAAAAAATGATAAAGAAAACCTTGAATCTGTCTTATCCGGAAGTATTTGAACTATACGATAAGGTAATTGAATCGGAATATGTCCGGAACAAAGATATCTACGAGCAAGTAAACGCTGAATTCATTCCCTACGAAGAAAATAAGGAATTGCAGCAGCTTACAGACGGGCTTATCCAACAGAGCAATGAAGAACTCCGTAATATTACACAGTCGATGGGATTTTATGTGGATTACGGGAACGGCAAGCTTGTAATGACGCCATTGGCAGATGTCTACCAAAAATATCTCGATCAAGCGATTATGGGTGTGGTTTACGGTACATTTGATTACAATACCATGATTCGAAAAGTAGTCACGCAATTGACGAACAGCGGACTCCGTACAATTGATTATGCGTCTGGTTGGCATAACAGAGTGGATGTGGCAGCAAGAAGAGCAGTTATGACGGGCGTTTCACAGCTTACCGGGAAAATCTCCGATATGAACGCAGAGAAGCTTGGAACGGAGCATTTTGAGGTTGCGTGGCATCCCGGGGCGCGTCCTTCTCATGCGGTATGGCAGGGAAAAGTTTGGAGCAAGAAAGAACTGGTTACGGTGTGTGGGCTTGGTACCGGTCCCGGATTGCTTGGTTGGAACTGCTACCATGAATATTATCCCTTTGTAAAAGGCATTTCCGAGCGCAACTGGACAGATGAATGGCTCGCAGAGCAGAACCGCAAGGAAAACACGCCTAAGACTTTTAATGGCAAGGAATACACCTTATACGAAGCCAAACAGCAACAGAGAAAAATGGAAACTGCTATGAGGGCGCAGCGTGAAAAAGTAGTACTTTTGAAGCAGGGAGGAGCTGACAAAGACGATGTAATGCTTGCCAGAATAAAGTATCAGGGGCAGCTTGGAGAGTACACAAGATTCTGCAAGCGAATGGGACTTGTGCAAGAAAGAGAACGTATCTATTACGATATGCGAGGAAGAATAGCGCCGAGGTTTAGAAAATAATGGATAAATATATAGTGACAAAAGATGCGGATGTGTTGGCACCAAAATGGCTGATAGACCGTATAAACTACAAGACAGTAAAATTTCTGCGTGTCATCCGTGACGGAGCAGAGACATTGAAAGGGGTGAGGATAAATGACCAGACAGCGAAAATCGGAGACACGATTTGCTTTGATGGTAAGCGGTTATCTGTAGAAAGGCGGTGATCCAATTATCTCCCATTGAGACGCAGGGTGAAGCGTCTTATTTTTGTGCAGTTTGGTCGGTTGATTAGACCTTAAACAGTCGATTCGTGGCGGATGGTTACACGCCTTAAATAACCTAATGCGAAAGGAGAATGAAGCATGAAAACAGAATTTTTAAAAGGTCTTGGATTGGAACAGGATGTTATTGATAAAATCATGGCTGAAAATGGGAAGGACATTGCCGCTGAAAAGGCGAAAACCACTAAAGCCGAGGGAGAACGCGACAATTACAAAGGGCAGCTTGCGACAGCAACAGAATCTTTGGAAAAGTTTAAAGACGTAGACCCGGCAGCTATGCAGGGAGAAATTGACAAGCTTAATCAGCAGTTGAAGGACAAAGACGCTGAGTATGCTGCAAAAGAAGCAGATCGTATCTTTTCCGACACAATCAAAGAAGCAATCAAGACAGCCGGCGGAAGAAACGAAAAAGCAGTGATGGCTATGCTTGATATGGAAGCCCTGAAAGAATCTAAAAACCAGTCTGAGGACATTAAAAAAGCATTGGAAACCGTAAAGGAATCTGATGCTTATTTATTTGGTTCTGACGAGCCATTTAAAAACGCAGTCGGAGCGACAGGAGGCGGAACTGATATCGGAGGAGACAATCTTTCCGCGATCAGAGCAGCTATGGGGCTTCCGGCAGCAACTAATAAATAATTTTGAAAGAATGAGGTAGAAAGATATGGCAAATACGATTGCATTAAGAAAAGCATATTCTACGATGCTTGATGAGGTTTATAAACTAGCATCCCTTACAGCAGTTTTGGACGGACCGAATGAACTTGTAAAAGAGGGTGCGAACGCAAACGAGATTCTGATTCCGAAAATGACTATGCAGGGTCTTGCGAATTACAATAAGCAGACAGGCTATGTCGCGGGAGATGTAACATTGGAATACGAAACAAAGAAATGCGGCTATGACCGCGGACGTATGTTCGCTATTGATGCTGTGGACAATATCGAAACAGCAGGCGTGGCGTTTGGGCGTTTATCTGGAGAATTCCTTCGTACAAAGGTAGTACCTGAGTTGGATGCTTACAGACTTGCGGGTTATGCATCTATTCCCGGTGTGACAACAGTGGCAGCAGCTCTTGAAAACGGAAAAGCAGCTTTAGCAGCCCTTAGAACAGCAAGAAGCAAGATCGAGAACGCAGAGGCGAACCTTGCAACGTGTTATCTGTTTATTAACCCGACTCTTTACGGAATGATTGAGGACTTGGATACAACAGCATCTAAGAAAGCTATTGAAGGTTTTGCAGGAATTAAGAAAATTCCGGAAGGAAGATTTTATTCTAAAATTGATTTAACAGCAGGCGGCGCAGGCGGATATGCAAAGAATTCTTCCGGAAAAGCAATCAACTTTATGATTGTAGATAAGCAGGCGGCTATCCAGTATCAGAAGCATACGGTTTCCAAAATTATCACGCCAGACCAGAATCAGGACGCAGATGCTTGGAAATTTGGATACAGAACTGTTGGTATCGTAGAAGCTTACGATAATAAGAAAGACGGTATCTATGTCCACACAGTAGAGTAGCGGGAGGCGATTACATTGAATGTAGAGTATCTGTTTTATCTTAATCGCTACGGCGGAAATATTATTGCGGAGGAGCAGTGGAAAACACTGGGACTAAAAGCAGCCGCCAGATTGCAGCAGTTTACATTCAATCGTCTTTCGGATGCGGAATGGCCGGAAAATGCACAGTTTGCGTTATGCGAAATGGCAGAAGCACTGTATTCTCTTGAAAAAAATGCCGGTAAGGTATCGGAGAATACAGACGGCTATTCGGTCACATACGACAAGTCGGAGACCACGGATGCGATACTCTATAAAATTGCGTCCGTGTATCTTTCCGGCACAGGACTTATGTATGCGGGGGTGTGCGATGATTGTTAATACCGATATTACGATATACGGCAGAAAATATGACTCCGACCGGAAATGCGATACATGGGAAAGACCTTGCATAACTCCGGCATGGTGGCATACGGCTGAGAAATCCAATGTTACTACGGACGGACTGAAGCAAGCGGATGTGACGACAATCCGTATACCAGATATCAGCGTTGCCGTGAAGAAAGATGATTACATTGTAAGAGGACAGCATCTTGCAGAAATCAAGAGCGTGAAGGACTTGGACGGGTACTGCTTTGCTAAGGTTACGGCTGCAAATTACAATGCTTACGGCGGAAATCCGCACATTAAGGTGGTGGCTGTGTAATGGGAAAAGGAAAGAAGCAATTTAAAATTGGGACTCCCAGAGGCGTTATTTATACGCAAACATCCAAAGGTGGAAAAGTGAGTGCGAAACTTGAATGGAATCCTTCTTTTGCGCCGGATATGGAAAGGGGCTTTGCAAACGCTCAAGAATTTGTTGATTCGGAATGTATCCGGAGAATGGCGCCGGAGACACCGAGAAGAACCGGTGTGTTAGTAAAATCTGCCACACTTGGAACGGTAATCGGGTCCGGGGAAATCAATCAGATTGCGCCTTATGCCCGCCGACAGTATTATGAACACAGAGAAAAATCATATTGGTTTGAGCGGATGAAAAACCGACATAAAGATTCTATTTTGAAAGGAGCTGCGAGATATGTCAAATCTCATTAACAGTGTCCGCGATTATATTCTTACTTGCCCGTTTCTATCGGATTGGCGAGTGAATGTAGATTATCTGGGCGCAGGAATGGAATATTCCATTGACCCTCTTCCATGTGATCCGGTATTGCAAAGATATACGGACGGAGGGGCAAAGAAGCAATTCCAGTTTGCGTTTACCAGCCGCGAAGAGTATGACCAGGACGCCAGAATCAACATTGAGAACAGCGGATTTTACCAAGAATTTGAGGAATGGTTGGAAACACAGGACATGGCAGGGGTGCTGCCAATTTTGGGAGAAAATAAAATCCCGATTAAAGTAGAAACATTAAACAGCGGTTACTTGTACGATGTGGACGAAGAAAAAGCCAGATATCGTATTGAGTGCCGCTTGATTTATAGACAGGAGGTATAATATGGCAGAAGCAAAAGAAGTATTAGTAAAACGTTCGCAGAGAGTAGCATATATGGACACGGCTTCATCAGCAGGACCGGCATCGTTCGAAAGAATGACAGGATTCACAGCAATTACAAATGCGAAGAACCCGAAAGAGTATTCCAGACAGTATGTCGATAGGGATACCGAAACATCGGACGTAGTTGGATATGCTCCAGCAAAGGAATATTCGTTTGACCGTTATTCCAACAATTCGGTGCATGAGAAAATCGCGAAAATCCATGATGGAGAGCTGCTTGGAAATGACACGCATGTGGACATTGTTACAGTTGACTTGTTCAAAAAGTCTTCTACCGGAGAAAAGTACCATGCAGAAAAACGCACTTTTGCAGTAATTCCGGACACGGACGGAGACGGAACGGACGCGCTGACCTATAGCGGGTCTTTTAAAGCGGTATCTGATATCGAGGTTGGATATGTAACATTTGCAGAAGGGGATTTCAAAAAGGCAACTTATACAAAAGGCGCCTATGATGGAGAATAGAAGGAAAAGGAGATGAGCCGATGAGCCAATGGAAATTTAATGACTTTGAGACGGAAATAGATTTTACTGATGCGGATTTTTTGGAGAAATTCGAGAATTGTTACCAGAAATTACTGAAAGATTCCGAAACAGTGCCGAAAGTAGGTAAAACAAGCGCGATTATAAGATGCCAATGCGAAATACTAGACACCTTCTTTGATTCTGTATTTGGAATCGGGACAAGCAAAAAAATGTTTGGTGAGAAAAAAAGTCTTGATTTAAGAATACAGGCAGCCGATTTGTTATACGAAATGAATAACAAAGAAAGAAATCGTTACAACACGATTGCAAATAAATATCGTCCAAATAGAAAGCAAAGAAGGAGTCGTAGATAATGAATCTATTCTACGAAGATTTTCCGGATGCTGTTTTTGTCCACGGAGAGAAAAAAAAGATTATAACAGACTTTGTTGAATACATTAGGCTTTTTGACATGTTAAAAGACACGGAAGTAACACTGCAAGAAAAAGCACTGTTTATTTCCAAGTATTTTTTGGATAATGTATATCTAGACTTAGAAGCTATAAGAGCTTTGGAGGGGTTTGTGCTACTGAAAGATATAGAAGAA
This genomic window contains:
- a CDS encoding phage scaffolding protein, which codes for MKTEFLKGLGLEQDVIDKIMAENGKDIAAEKAKTTKAEGERDNYKGQLATATESLEKFKDVDPAAMQGEIDKLNQQLKDKDAEYAAKEADRIFSDTIKEAIKTAGGRNEKAVMAMLDMEALKESKNQSEDIKKALETVKESDAYLFGSDEPFKNAVGATGGGTDIGGDNLSAIRAAMGLPAATNK
- a CDS encoding phage capsid protein, producing MFDGFKRFWKGLMQMFGHTTLRQIVGKDIALSDNMINAINQWKQMLNGQADWITDSIVSLGIEEGICREFADCALVEMETGVSNERLDKIYQKNIASLNENLQEGLALGSFVLKPLGGAAAEFVSADKIIPISFGDDGKPNDIAFLTVKRVGDADYFIRFERHYFVNGNLTIENRCFHSQTANDIGLPCSLEAVEEWANIEPGPITYPGMSRMDFGYYRNPIKNKVDGSSCGVSVYDSAVDLIRKADVQGARLDWEYESGERAIHVDNRALKQDKSTGRTGMAKLRNRLYRGLNLEAGKDQELLKEYSPEMRDEAFKRGLEEYKREIEFSVGLAYGDLSDVQEVAKTATEIKASKNRKYNRVTAIQNNLYDCLEDFVAGLAFYNSMLNSGYEFSCKFNDSILTDEEAERQQDRQDVSMGVMSHLEYRMKWYNEDEATAKKMLPEQNQVME
- a CDS encoding phage minor capsid protein, encoding MREDYKKQLSSQIEKHYLDLELMILEDIVRRIKKAGKITSTADWQINRLKIIGYSSEDIEKMIKKTLNLSYPEVFELYDKVIESEYVRNKDIYEQVNAEFIPYEENKELQQLTDGLIQQSNEELRNITQSMGFYVDYGNGKLVMTPLADVYQKYLDQAIMGVVYGTFDYNTMIRKVVTQLTNSGLRTIDYASGWHNRVDVAARRAVMTGVSQLTGKISDMNAEKLGTEHFEVAWHPGARPSHAVWQGKVWSKKELVTVCGLGTGPGLLGWNCYHEYYPFVKGISERNWTDEWLAEQNRKENTPKTFNGKEYTLYEAKQQQRKMETAMRAQREKVVLLKQGGADKDDVMLARIKYQGQLGEYTRFCKRMGLVQERERIYYDMRGRIAPRFRK